The Candidatus Poribacteria bacterium DNA segment GTCATCTTTGGGTAAGATATTGGATGCTGTCCAGACGGTATTGCCTGCTTCCCCGAAAGGAGCAAACTCGAATTTGCCATTAGCCGCCCGTTGCAACAGGTAACACATATCGACTTGCCATCCTTGTGCTTTTGTCACCAACCCATGCCAATCGTTGGGTCTGTAAGTGCCTTTAACCCAGATGACGATTGTGAGTGCCTCACTGAGTTCGGTATCCAAGGTTTTATGGTCAGGGACGCTCACATAATCACCTGCACCATCCAATTCCAGTGCGTTGCCAAATTTACCATCGGGGACCCATTCCGGGTCGCCCTGCAGTGTGCCATCATTGCCGTTTTCAGAGGCGTCGGATGCTGTGTCCCCATCCGTCTCATTAAAGAGCCACACGGCAACGGCGGTTGTCGGGTCGATTTCAGCGTCGCTGTGTCTCACAAGTGTGGCAAGGCAGCACAGGATACTGAAGACAATTAATATTAGACGCATCATTGGGTTTCCCTCCACAATCTATAGGTTCGGAAAACTGATTGACCCTGATAAAAATGAGTGGACATCAAGTGTAAAAATCTGTTAGACTTTTGACATTATCGCATGTTCAATAGATTTATGCAAACGCGTTTTAGGTTAGATTGAAGTGGAATTTTAGAGAGTTCACAAATAATCGGAGAGGATATTGTATGAGACATGAGGTGCGGTGGGAACGG contains these protein-coding regions:
- a CDS encoding LamG domain-containing protein, yielding MMRLILIVFSILCCLATLVRHSDAEIDPTTAVAVWLFNETDGDTASDASENGNDGTLQGDPEWVPDGKFGNALELDGAGDYVSVPDHKTLDTELSEALTIVIWVKGTYRPNDWHGLVTKAQGWQVDMCYLLQRAANGKFEFAPFGEAGNTVWTASNILPKDDTWYHVAGVYTGEEAQIHVDGVLSGTRVFSAEIADTNAPVVIGTNYPTGIQPVNGLIDEAAIFSVALEEEDINAIMNDGLEETLGILAVEPSDKLALMWGDLKVGHDK